In Cytophagales bacterium, a single genomic region encodes these proteins:
- a CDS encoding M20/M25/M40 family metallo-hydrolase translates to MKHKIKLISLAYIISSNMLLGQTNDSLVIRKIFSEALSNGKSYELLDHLCNNIGGRLSGSPQAAKAVEWSKQVMEDFGFDRVFLQEVMVPHWVRGEKEYAEIIKSKGSESIAVPVCALGGSVGTGSKGITANVVEVHNFEELEKLGGKKLKGKIVFYNRPMDPTHITTFRAYSEAVDQRWAGAMEAAKYGAIGVVVRSMTLALDDHPHTGSMGYGNDSNGYYEDEISVEKDINKIPAAAISTKGAELLSSLLKKDPGLQFHFKMSCQTLPDVKSYNVVGEIKGSKFTEEIILVGGHLDSWDLGDGAHDDGAGCVQAIEVLRIFKALNIRPKRTIRAVLFMNEENGLRGGKKYAELAKTNKEKHIAAIESDGGGSSPRGFGVSGKTEQVDKIISWTKWFEPYGHYQITKGGGGADISPLKDQNVTLIGLRVDSQRYFDYHHAVTDTFDKVNKRELELGAAAMAALVYLLDEYGL, encoded by the coding sequence ATGAAACACAAGATAAAACTTATTTCGCTGGCTTACATAATTTCAAGTAATATGCTGTTAGGCCAAACAAATGATTCATTGGTTATAAGAAAAATATTCAGTGAAGCATTATCCAATGGAAAAAGCTATGAATTACTGGATCATCTGTGCAATAATATAGGAGGCCGATTAAGCGGTTCTCCCCAGGCAGCCAAAGCAGTAGAATGGTCAAAACAGGTAATGGAGGATTTTGGGTTTGACAGGGTCTTTTTGCAGGAAGTGATGGTACCGCATTGGGTGAGAGGAGAAAAAGAATATGCTGAAATAATTAAAAGTAAAGGAAGTGAGAGCATAGCAGTTCCTGTTTGTGCGCTTGGCGGGTCGGTAGGCACAGGTTCAAAAGGTATTACTGCCAATGTAGTCGAAGTGCATAATTTTGAGGAATTGGAAAAGTTGGGTGGGAAAAAGCTAAAAGGGAAGATCGTGTTTTATAACCGGCCAATGGATCCTACACATATTACTACTTTCCGGGCATATTCGGAGGCTGTCGACCAGCGATGGGCCGGGGCAATGGAAGCAGCTAAGTATGGCGCCATTGGTGTAGTAGTCAGGTCAATGACCTTGGCGCTGGATGATCACCCGCATACAGGCAGTATGGGCTATGGGAATGATAGTAATGGATATTATGAGGATGAAATAAGCGTTGAAAAGGATATTAATAAAATTCCTGCAGCAGCTATAAGCACAAAGGGTGCAGAATTATTAAGCAGCTTGCTTAAAAAAGACCCCGGATTACAGTTTCATTTCAAAATGAGCTGCCAGACATTGCCTGACGTCAAATCTTACAATGTAGTTGGTGAGATCAAAGGAAGTAAATTCACGGAGGAGATCATTTTAGTTGGCGGGCACCTGGATTCATGGGACCTGGGGGATGGTGCACATGATGACGGTGCGGGTTGTGTACAGGCGATAGAGGTTTTGAGGATCTTTAAAGCTTTGAACATTCGTCCAAAACGGACCATCAGGGCTGTACTTTTTATGAACGAAGAAAACGGACTGCGTGGCGGAAAGAAATATGCCGAGCTGGCAAAGACAAATAAGGAAAAACATATCGCAGCCATTGAATCAGATGGAGGCGGCTCTTCACCAAGGGGTTTTGGAGTTAGCGGTAAAACCGAACAGGTTGATAAAATAATCAGTTGGACGAAATGGTTTGAGCCGTATGGACATTATCAAATAACCAAAGGAGGCGGTGGCGCAGACATCAGCCCCCTCAAAGACCAAAACGTTACGCTGATCGGATTGAGGGTAGATTCTCAACGTTATTTCGATTATCACCATGCCGTTACGGATACGTTTGATAAGGTAAATAAAAGGGAGCTTGAGCTGGGCGCTGCTGCAATGGCGGCTTTGGTTTATTTGCTGGATGAGTATGGATTGTAA
- a CDS encoding T9SS type A sorting domain-containing protein, whose product MTVVASTTVDSLGNYVFDNVLIGQYLVIAKGDSLLYPNTVPTYYDTTNHWQKAIIIDVSSCDTTIIANIKLIEFPSEIGPGKLSGQVNHNGSGKISLIAGVPLQGVDIMIVQAFNGSVVGYTITDSSGNYSFENIPFGDYKLYVDITGLPMDSTYYVKITLTDSVFTNLNFYIDSTSIGIEIATVITEKIFEDNDFKVYPNPYSDKTQITYHLTKKATVTLEIFNIVGKKVKTLINEVKYKGEHQYFFSTKEFGYEPGVYILKLSVDDKIYTRRLMEF is encoded by the coding sequence ATGACTGTGGTAGCTTCTACAACAGTTGATAGTTTAGGAAATTATGTCTTTGACAATGTTCTGATAGGTCAGTATCTTGTGATTGCAAAAGGAGATAGCCTATTATATCCTAACACTGTACCAACTTATTACGATACTACAAATCACTGGCAAAAGGCAATTATTATTGATGTATCATCTTGTGATACTACTATCATTGCTAATATCAAGCTTATAGAATTCCCCTCAGAGATTGGTCCTGGAAAACTAAGTGGGCAAGTAAACCATAATGGGTCAGGTAAAATTTCACTAATTGCTGGTGTACCACTACAGGGAGTTGATATAATGATAGTGCAAGCTTTTAATGGTTCTGTTGTGGGATATACAATTACAGATTCCTCTGGCAATTATTCATTTGAAAATATCCCATTTGGTGATTACAAACTATATGTAGATATAACAGGTTTACCTATGGATTCTACTTATTATGTAAAAATTACCTTAACAGATTCAGTATTTACGAATCTAAATTTTTATATCGATTCTACATCTATTGGTATTGAAATAGCAACTGTAATAACAGAGAAAATATTTGAGGATAATGATTTCAAAGTTTATCCAAATCCGTATAGTGATAAAACCCAAATTACCTATCATTTAACAAAAAAAGCGACCGTAACCTTAGAGATATTTAATATAGTGGGTAAAAAGGTTAAAACTCTTATTAATGAGGTTAAATATAAGGGTGAGCATCAATATTTTTTTAGTACCAAAGAATTTGGATATGAACCGGGCGTTTATATTCTAAAGTTATCTGTTGATGATAAAATCTATACAAGACGATTAATGGAATTTTGA
- a CDS encoding amidohydrolase family protein: MKKQKATRPVFLLLLFLLLQQSFAQQSYIHCGKLIDVVNKKALEKMTIIIDGNKIVSVEKGYLQPKENQNVIDLKDKTILPGLMDMHVHLEGQSSKNSYLESFTLNEADIAFRAMVYAEVTLMAGFTTVRDLGGSGVNIALRNAVNKGLVKGPRIYTAGKALGITGGHADPTNGWRNDLMGDPGPKEGVANGADECRKAVRQQVKNGADLIKIMATAGVLSMAKNASNPQFTEEEIKVIIETAKDFGIKVAAHAHGAEGMKRAIRAGIASIEHGTLMDGETMTLMKKHGTYYVPTITAGMSVADSAKIPGYYPEMVIPKALEIGPKIQATFKRALKAGVKIAYGTDAGVYKHGLNAKEFEFMVKAGMPPIDAIRSATIHAADLLGVADQIGSIEAGKLADIIAVNGNPLDDIKVLQDVSFVMKDGVVYKQK; the protein is encoded by the coding sequence ATGAAAAAACAAAAAGCAACACGTCCTGTTTTCCTGTTGTTACTATTCCTGCTTTTACAACAATCTTTTGCTCAGCAATCTTATATCCATTGCGGCAAATTGATAGATGTAGTAAATAAAAAGGCGCTTGAAAAGATGACCATCATCATTGATGGGAATAAGATAGTGTCTGTTGAAAAGGGGTACTTACAACCCAAGGAAAATCAAAATGTAATAGACCTTAAAGACAAGACAATATTACCCGGTTTGATGGATATGCATGTGCACCTGGAAGGGCAATCAAGCAAGAACAGCTATCTTGAAAGCTTTACTTTAAATGAAGCTGACATAGCATTCAGGGCAATGGTTTATGCTGAAGTTACATTAATGGCAGGGTTTACTACGGTTAGAGACCTGGGAGGTAGTGGTGTTAATATAGCATTAAGAAACGCTGTAAATAAGGGGCTTGTCAAGGGCCCGAGAATATATACTGCCGGTAAAGCGCTCGGAATAACCGGAGGACATGCTGACCCTACAAACGGCTGGCGCAATGATCTAATGGGCGATCCGGGGCCTAAAGAAGGTGTAGCAAACGGAGCTGATGAATGCAGAAAAGCCGTAAGGCAGCAGGTAAAAAATGGCGCTGACCTGATCAAGATAATGGCTACTGCCGGGGTGTTAAGCATGGCAAAAAACGCTTCAAACCCGCAATTTACAGAGGAGGAAATTAAGGTGATCATTGAAACGGCTAAAGATTTTGGTATCAAGGTGGCAGCCCATGCACATGGTGCTGAAGGAATGAAAAGAGCTATCCGGGCCGGCATTGCCTCCATTGAACATGGCACTTTAATGGACGGTGAAACAATGACTTTGATGAAAAAACATGGTACTTATTATGTGCCAACTATAACTGCGGGTATGTCAGTGGCAGATTCAGCAAAAATTCCCGGTTACTATCCTGAGATGGTAATACCCAAAGCGCTTGAAATCGGGCCAAAGATCCAGGCTACATTTAAAAGAGCGCTTAAAGCAGGTGTAAAAATTGCTTATGGTACTGATGCAGGAGTATATAAACACGGACTTAACGCTAAAGAATTTGAATTCATGGTAAAAGCCGGCATGCCCCCTATAGATGCTATAAGATCAGCAACGATTCATGCAGCCGATCTTTTGGGAGTAGCTGATCAGATAGGTTCTATTGAAGCCGGGAAACTGGCAGATATCATTGCAGTTAACGGAAATCCTTTGGACGATATTAAAGTCTTGCAGGATGTCTCATTTGTTATGAAGGATGGAGTGGTGTATAAACAAAAATAA
- a CDS encoding type II toxin-antitoxin system VapC family toxin → MKQKIYIDNSVLGGYFDKDFEQDTRKLFDRIRKGDFIIHLSEISELELLEAPEYVKDLKKEIPNDCLVILELNEDAEYLAENYIKEKILTESSMNDAYHIAIATVNRIDVLISWNFRHIVNLNKIRLFNSVNLKLGFPQIDIRTPKELINYED, encoded by the coding sequence ACAAAAAATATATATTGATAATTCAGTACTCGGTGGTTATTTTGACAAAGATTTTGAACAAGACACACGTAAATTATTTGATAGGATTAGAAAAGGTGACTTTATTATACATCTTTCTGAAATAAGCGAATTAGAACTCTTAGAAGCGCCTGAATACGTAAAAGACTTAAAAAAAGAAATACCTAACGACTGTTTGGTAATTCTTGAACTTAATGAAGATGCTGAATACCTTGCTGAAAATTATATAAAAGAAAAAATATTAACAGAGTCAAGCATGAACGATGCATACCATATTGCTATTGCTACTGTCAATAGAATTGATGTTTTAATCAGTTGGAATTTCAGGCATATTGTAAACCTTAACAAAATAAGACTTTTCAACTCTGTAAATCTAAAATTAGGTTTTCCACAAATTGATATAAGAACCCCAAAAGAATTAATTAACTATGAAGACTAG